One Qipengyuania gaetbuli genomic region harbors:
- the dnaA gene encoding chromosomal replication initiator protein DnaA → MEDLEAVNLAADWADISQGLRKDLGHQLHSQWIKPIQLGKIDPETGTLDLFLPTEFSANWVKDRFADRLSLAWKIARSEVRRVNISVHPGRRQVADLRLHGDGRRPANDGDHSMMAIGADTLGDQGFTSSVGLDASLSFAAFVTGEANVLAFNAAQRMAATEKPQFSPLYLKAATGQGKTHLLHAIGHAFLKAHTRSRIFYCSAERFMVEFVQALKANRMIEFKARLRSFDLLLVDDIQFIIGKASAQEELLYTIDALLAEGKRLVFAADRAPQALDGVEPRLLSRLSMGLVADIQPADIELRKKILHSKLSKFAPLAVPEDVIEFLARTITRNVRELVGGLNKLIAYAQLTGQEVSLQLAEEQLTDILSANRRRITIDEIQRTVCQFYRIDRSEMSSKRRARAVVRPRQVAMYLSKVLTPRSYPEIGRKFGGRDHSTVIHAVRLIEDLRERDADMDGDVRSLLRQLES, encoded by the coding sequence ATGGAGGATCTCGAGGCGGTAAACCTGGCAGCCGATTGGGCTGACATCAGCCAGGGGCTCCGCAAGGATCTCGGCCATCAACTGCACAGCCAGTGGATCAAACCGATCCAGCTCGGCAAGATCGATCCGGAAACGGGTACGCTGGACCTGTTCCTGCCGACCGAATTCAGCGCCAACTGGGTCAAGGACCGCTTTGCCGACCGGCTGAGCCTGGCATGGAAGATCGCCCGCAGCGAAGTGCGCCGGGTGAACATCTCGGTCCATCCGGGTCGCCGCCAGGTCGCCGACCTACGCCTGCACGGCGACGGCCGTCGTCCGGCCAATGATGGCGATCATTCGATGATGGCGATCGGCGCGGACACGCTGGGCGACCAGGGCTTCACCTCCTCGGTGGGCCTCGACGCCTCGCTCAGCTTCGCCGCCTTCGTGACGGGCGAGGCGAACGTGCTTGCCTTCAATGCCGCACAGCGCATGGCCGCGACCGAAAAGCCGCAGTTCTCGCCGCTTTACCTCAAGGCCGCCACCGGCCAGGGCAAGACGCACTTGCTGCACGCCATCGGCCATGCCTTCCTGAAGGCCCACACGCGCAGCCGCATCTTCTACTGCAGCGCCGAGCGTTTCATGGTCGAATTCGTCCAGGCGCTGAAGGCCAACCGGATGATCGAATTCAAGGCCCGCCTGCGCAGCTTCGACCTGTTGCTGGTGGACGACATCCAGTTCATCATCGGCAAGGCGTCGGCGCAGGAAGAACTGCTTTACACGATCGATGCGCTGCTGGCTGAAGGCAAGCGCCTGGTGTTCGCTGCCGACCGTGCGCCGCAGGCGCTCGACGGGGTGGAACCGCGCCTCCTCTCGCGCCTGTCGATGGGCCTCGTCGCGGACATCCAGCCCGCCGACATCGAGCTGCGCAAGAAGATCCTGCATTCCAAGCTGAGCAAGTTCGCGCCTCTGGCGGTGCCGGAAGACGTGATCGAATTCCTCGCCCGCACCATCACGCGCAATGTGCGCGAGCTGGTCGGCGGCCTCAACAAGCTGATCGCCTATGCGCAGCTGACCGGCCAGGAAGTCTCGCTCCAGCTCGCCGAAGAACAGCTGACCGACATCCTGTCGGCCAACCGCCGCCGGATCACGATTGACGAGATCCAGCGCACGGTCTGCCAGTTCTATCGCATCGACCGCAGCGAGATGTCGTCCAAGCGCCGTGCGCGCGCGGTCGTCCGCCCGCGCCAGGTCGCGATGTATCTTTCCAAGGTGCTGACCCCGCGCAGCTATCCCGAAATCGGGCGCAAGTTCGGCGGCCGCGATCACTCCACCGTGATCCATGCCGTCCGCCTGATCGAGGACCTCCGCGAGCGCGATGCCGATATGGACGGCGACGTGCGCAGCCTGCTGCGCCAGCTGGAGAGCTGA
- the rpsT gene encoding 30S ribosomal protein S20, whose product MANTPQAKKRIRRNDKRAEINGARMSRIRNFVKKVELAIEGGDKEAAKTALLNAQPEMARGVARGVMHKNTAARKMSRLSKRVAAL is encoded by the coding sequence ATGGCCAATACGCCGCAAGCCAAGAAGCGCATCCGCCGCAACGACAAGCGCGCCGAGATCAACGGTGCCCGCATGAGCCGCATCCGCAACTTCGTGAAGAAGGTCGAACTGGCCATCGAAGGCGGCGACAAGGAAGCGGCCAAGACCGCCCTGCTCAACGCGCAGCCGGAAATGGCTCGCGGCGTTGCTCGCGGCGTCATGCACAAGAACACCGCGGCTCGTAAGATGAGCCGCCTGTCGAAGCGCGTCGCAGCTCTCTGA
- the msrB gene encoding peptide-methionine (R)-S-oxide reductase MsrB: MSDKLIKSEAEWRETLTPEQYHILREKGTERAFTGKYDKNRQEGEYHCAACGQLLFESDEKFDSGCGWPAFSAPADGAAVEEHRDTSHGMIRTEVVCSKCDGHLGHVFPDGPGPTGLRYCINSAALDFEPED, from the coding sequence GTGAGTGACAAGCTGATCAAGAGCGAGGCCGAATGGCGCGAGACGCTCACCCCCGAGCAGTACCATATCCTGCGCGAGAAGGGCACGGAACGGGCCTTCACCGGCAAGTATGACAAGAACAGGCAGGAAGGCGAATACCACTGTGCTGCCTGCGGCCAGCTGCTGTTCGAAAGCGACGAGAAATTCGACAGCGGCTGCGGCTGGCCGGCCTTCAGCGCGCCAGCAGACGGCGCAGCGGTCGAAGAGCATCGCGACACCAGCCACGGGATGATTCGCACCGAGGTCGTCTGCTCGAAATGCGACGGCCACCTCGGCCATGTCTTTCCCGACGGCCCCGGCCCGACGGGCCTGCGCTATTGCATCAACTCCGCCGCGCTCGATTTCGAGCCGGAGGACTGA
- a CDS encoding transglycosylase domain-containing protein, translating into MDKRGSRRKKAARAQRAQRAEADGQREPGRFWRWTKRLFVWGGALALVGALFLAIAVGFAARSLPSFYQLKATQNAQTIVVRARDGTEIVELGPSYGKWLSHDEIPQVMKDAMIAVEDRRFYSHPGVDPYGLTRAVYVWATGEDRLGATSTITQQLARNVFLNSNRSLDRKLREAVLAMALEWKFSKEQILELYLNKVYFGGGAYGIDSASRKFFSHPANELSVGEAAIIAGLVKAPSRYSPTADVDAAVGRASVVLRLMKEQNFIPQDATVDPSEVRLKEEAAQNSVRYFTDWALPQLDLLLPETFEPIEVWTTLDVGMQRAATAAVQSNVPEGSQGALVSLDRDGAILALVGGTDYVETNYNRATNALRQPGSSWKLFVYLAALEAGYTPEDRVVDTPVTIGGWSPRNSTGRNIGETDLRTAFAYSVNTVAAQLGNEVGFGSVASMARRFGISTPINTYPAMVLGSNEVRLLDMTRAFAAVSNKGASVEPYGIVKVTTADGETLYEHKKSRSTQLVPDHVAAGMTDLLQAAVQTGTGRAAQIGRPVAGKTGTTSSNKDGYFVGFSSGITTGVWMGRDDNKRVGGLQGGAAPAKAFAAFMRYAVKDRPVEEFDTELKLPEWQLEEDDEYFFGSPDDYYYIDEQGNLIEPGRPPEGPDGQLPFPVDGERPQPVPTDPTRPPLREQPPVRGQPGRGADGAPQAIGDDFLDRATGRNEQRQPERPRQ; encoded by the coding sequence ATGGATAAGAGAGGCAGCCGGCGCAAGAAGGCCGCTCGAGCACAGCGGGCCCAGCGCGCCGAGGCCGACGGTCAACGCGAACCCGGCCGGTTCTGGCGCTGGACCAAAAGGCTCTTCGTCTGGGGTGGCGCGCTCGCGCTTGTCGGCGCGCTCTTCCTCGCCATCGCGGTCGGTTTTGCGGCCCGTTCGCTGCCCAGCTTCTACCAGCTGAAGGCCACGCAGAACGCGCAGACCATCGTCGTGCGCGCCCGCGACGGGACCGAGATCGTCGAGCTTGGGCCGAGTTACGGCAAGTGGCTGTCGCATGACGAAATCCCGCAAGTCATGAAGGACGCGATGATCGCGGTCGAGGACCGGCGGTTCTATTCGCATCCCGGCGTCGATCCTTACGGCCTGACTCGCGCCGTCTACGTCTGGGCGACGGGCGAGGACCGGCTCGGCGCGACCTCGACGATTACCCAGCAGCTGGCGCGCAACGTGTTCCTGAACTCGAACCGCTCGCTCGACCGCAAGCTGCGCGAGGCGGTGCTGGCGATGGCGCTCGAATGGAAGTTCTCCAAGGAGCAGATCCTCGAGCTCTACCTCAACAAGGTCTATTTCGGCGGCGGTGCCTACGGCATCGATTCGGCCAGCCGGAAGTTCTTCAGCCACCCTGCCAACGAACTCTCGGTCGGCGAGGCGGCAATCATCGCGGGCCTGGTGAAAGCGCCTAGCCGCTATTCGCCCACCGCCGATGTCGATGCTGCCGTCGGCCGCGCCAGCGTGGTGCTGCGCCTGATGAAGGAACAGAACTTCATTCCGCAGGACGCGACAGTCGACCCTTCGGAAGTCCGGCTGAAGGAAGAGGCCGCGCAGAATTCGGTGCGCTACTTCACCGACTGGGCGCTACCGCAGCTCGACCTGCTGCTGCCCGAGACGTTCGAGCCGATCGAGGTCTGGACCACGCTGGATGTCGGGATGCAGCGCGCGGCCACCGCCGCGGTCCAGTCGAACGTGCCCGAAGGCTCGCAAGGCGCGCTGGTCAGCCTCGACCGCGACGGCGCGATCCTCGCGCTGGTGGGTGGGACGGATTACGTCGAGACCAATTACAACCGCGCGACGAATGCGCTGCGCCAGCCGGGATCGAGCTGGAAGCTGTTCGTCTATCTTGCTGCGCTCGAGGCCGGTTACACGCCGGAAGACCGGGTGGTGGACACGCCGGTTACCATCGGCGGGTGGAGCCCGCGCAATTCCACGGGGCGCAATATCGGCGAGACGGACCTGCGCACGGCGTTCGCCTATTCGGTCAACACCGTGGCCGCGCAGCTCGGCAACGAGGTCGGATTCGGCTCGGTCGCGTCGATGGCACGCCGTTTCGGCATCAGCACGCCGATCAACACCTATCCGGCCATGGTGCTCGGCTCGAACGAGGTTCGCCTGCTCGACATGACCCGCGCCTTTGCCGCCGTGTCGAACAAGGGTGCCTCGGTCGAACCCTATGGCATCGTCAAGGTGACGACCGCCGATGGCGAGACGCTTTACGAGCACAAGAAGTCGCGTAGCACGCAGCTCGTGCCCGACCACGTGGCGGCGGGCATGACCGACCTGTTGCAGGCCGCCGTCCAGACCGGCACGGGCCGCGCCGCGCAGATCGGACGACCGGTGGCAGGCAAGACGGGGACCACCAGTTCGAACAAGGACGGCTATTTCGTCGGCTTCTCGTCCGGCATCACCACCGGCGTGTGGATGGGCCGCGACGACAACAAGCGCGTCGGCGGGCTGCAGGGCGGTGCCGCCCCGGCCAAGGCCTTCGCTGCCTTCATGCGCTATGCCGTGAAGGATCGCCCGGTCGAGGAATTCGATACCGAACTCAAGTTGCCCGAATGGCAGCTGGAGGAGGATGACGAGTACTTCTTCGGCAGCCCGGACGACTATTATTACATCGACGAGCAGGGCAATCTGATCGAGCCCGGCCGACCGCCGGAAGGTCCCGACGGGCAGCTACCCTTCCCGGTAGACGGCGAACGTCCGCAACCGGTGCCGACCGATCCCACGCGCCCCCCGCTCCGTGAGCAGCCGCCGGTGCGCGGGCAGCCGGGTCGCGGGGCGGATGGCGCACCGCAGGCCATCGGGGACGACTTCCTCGACCGGGCTACGGGGCGCAACGAACAGCGCCAGCCCGAACGCCCCCGCCAGTAG
- a CDS encoding Do family serine endopeptidase: MKDVKPVRYAYSVTAALLAGGAALSLAGYPAGAQVAQNDDSHMARVVPRAGAPESFADLTAQLQPAVVNISTRQRIEISNGNGGNPFAGTPFEDLFNRRNGGQQPQEPQYREGQSLGSGFFISADGYVVTNNHVVSPSGRGTVEEITVTLPDGTEYEAELVGTDAQSDLAVLKVSRSQPFPFVRFGDSSQARVGDWVVAIGNPFGLGGTVTSGIVSSVLRNTGAGAYDRYIQTDAAINRGNSGGPLFDMQGNVIGINNAIYSPSGGSVGIGFAIPAETAAPIVDKLRRGVEIERGYLGIQIQPVTEDVAASLGLQRNRGEFVQSVQAGQPAERAGLQPGDIVLKVNGRDVTPDQTLSYLVANIAPGTTIPLDVVRDGERRRINVTVGKRPTEEELRQSQMFDPDAEQEDDMAPSDNAVIEERLGLQVLELTPQIARQLGAGADTRGVVIASVNRNSDAARKGLQRGDIILSANYRPLTAVADLETAVRGAQAENREAVLLRVQRRGRPAQYVAVRLSR; the protein is encoded by the coding sequence ATGAAGGACGTGAAGCCAGTGCGATATGCATATTCCGTAACCGCCGCCCTGCTTGCCGGAGGCGCTGCTCTTTCCCTCGCCGGATATCCCGCCGGAGCGCAGGTCGCCCAGAACGACGATTCCCACATGGCCCGCGTGGTCCCGCGTGCCGGGGCCCCCGAAAGCTTCGCCGATCTGACGGCACAGCTGCAGCCTGCCGTGGTCAACATCTCTACCCGCCAGCGGATCGAGATTTCCAACGGTAACGGCGGCAACCCCTTTGCCGGCACGCCGTTCGAAGACCTGTTCAACCGCCGCAATGGCGGCCAGCAACCGCAGGAGCCGCAGTACCGCGAAGGCCAGTCGCTGGGTTCGGGCTTCTTCATTTCGGCCGACGGTTATGTCGTGACCAACAACCACGTCGTCAGCCCTTCGGGCCGCGGCACGGTGGAAGAAATCACCGTCACCCTGCCCGACGGCACCGAATACGAGGCGGAACTGGTCGGCACCGACGCCCAGTCCGACCTTGCCGTGCTCAAGGTCAGCCGCAGCCAGCCCTTCCCCTTCGTGAGATTCGGCGATTCGAGCCAGGCGCGCGTGGGTGACTGGGTCGTTGCCATCGGCAACCCCTTCGGCCTCGGCGGCACGGTGACCAGCGGCATCGTCTCCAGCGTGCTGCGCAACACCGGCGCGGGCGCGTACGACCGCTACATCCAGACCGACGCGGCCATCAACCGCGGCAATTCGGGCGGCCCGCTGTTCGACATGCAAGGCAATGTCATCGGCATTAACAATGCCATCTATTCGCCTTCGGGCGGCAGCGTGGGCATCGGGTTCGCAATTCCCGCAGAAACCGCCGCGCCCATCGTCGACAAGCTGCGTCGCGGCGTGGAAATCGAACGCGGATATCTCGGCATCCAGATCCAGCCGGTGACCGAAGACGTCGCCGCTTCGCTGGGCCTGCAGCGCAATCGCGGCGAGTTCGTCCAGTCGGTCCAGGCCGGCCAGCCGGCCGAACGCGCGGGTCTGCAGCCGGGCGACATCGTGCTCAAGGTCAATGGCCGCGACGTGACGCCCGACCAGACGCTGTCCTACCTCGTCGCCAATATCGCGCCGGGCACGACCATCCCGCTTGATGTCGTGCGCGACGGCGAACGCCGCCGCATCAACGTCACTGTGGGCAAGCGTCCGACCGAAGAGGAGCTGCGCCAGAGCCAGATGTTCGACCCCGATGCCGAACAGGAAGACGACATGGCGCCGAGCGACAATGCGGTGATCGAGGAACGCCTCGGCCTGCAGGTGCTCGAACTGACGCCGCAGATTGCCCGCCAGCTGGGCGCTGGCGCCGATACGCGCGGCGTGGTGATCGCTTCGGTCAACCGCAACTCGGATGCGGCGCGCAAGGGCCTGCAGCGCGGCGACATCATCCTGTCCGCGAACTACCGCCCGCTGACCGCCGTTGCCGACCTCGAAACTGCCGTGCGCGGTGCGCAAGCCGAGAACCGCGAGGCCGTCCTGCTGCGCGTCCAGCGCCGCGGTCGCCCGGCCCAGTACGTGGCGGTTCGCCTGAGCCGCTGA
- the hflC gene encoding protease modulator HflC, which translates to MQQIWEDHKATVAALGLAVVAFMLSAFVVPEEEQVVIVRTGEPVGTINTPSGNLKAGLHFRWPFIDKVVRIEKRLLDLEMSDEEVLSNDQQRLLVNAYARFRITDPVTMVERAGSTDGVRNALQPILNSVLRQELGRRTFQAMLTAERGDALANVRTNLDRQARQYGAEVVDVKITRTDLPEAPLQSAFRRMESDREREARTIRAQGARDARIIRAEADAEAARIYAESFGKDAGFYDFYRAMQSYDATFAPGNGNAESNIILSPDNEYLRQFRGRR; encoded by the coding sequence ATGCAGCAGATCTGGGAAGATCATAAGGCGACCGTCGCCGCCCTCGGCCTTGCCGTTGTGGCATTCATGCTGAGCGCCTTCGTCGTGCCCGAAGAAGAGCAGGTCGTGATCGTCAGGACCGGTGAACCGGTCGGCACGATCAATACGCCCAGCGGCAATCTGAAAGCCGGCCTCCACTTCCGCTGGCCCTTCATCGACAAGGTCGTGCGCATCGAGAAGCGCCTTCTCGACCTCGAGATGAGCGATGAGGAAGTCCTTTCGAACGACCAGCAGCGCCTGCTAGTCAACGCCTATGCCCGCTTCCGCATCACCGATCCGGTGACCATGGTGGAACGCGCCGGTTCGACCGATGGCGTGCGCAATGCGCTGCAGCCGATCCTGAACTCGGTCCTGCGCCAGGAACTGGGCCGCCGCACTTTCCAGGCGATGCTCACCGCAGAACGCGGCGATGCGCTGGCCAATGTGCGGACCAATCTCGACCGGCAGGCCCGCCAGTACGGCGCGGAAGTGGTGGACGTGAAGATCACCCGCACCGACCTGCCCGAAGCGCCGCTGCAATCGGCCTTCCGCCGGATGGAATCGGACCGCGAGCGCGAAGCGCGCACGATCCGCGCACAGGGCGCCCGCGATGCCCGCATCATCCGTGCAGAAGCCGACGCGGAAGCTGCGCGCATTTACGCCGAAAGCTTCGGCAAGGACGCGGGCTTCTACGACTTCTACCGCGCGATGCAGAGCTATGATGCCACCTTCGCACCCGGCAACGGGAATGCGGAGAGCAACATCATCCTGTCGCCGGACAACGAGTACCTGCGGCAATTCCGCGGGCGGCGTTGA
- the hflK gene encoding protease modulator HflK translates to MAGGKNPWGSGGSSSGDGGDKDEPEASKPKGPKNPWLPPGSGGDRRGPNIEDIFKSRGPEGPRRTGGPGGPGFRMPQRPGGKSWFPVAVAGIVALGLLATSVHLIGPQQEAVVKTLGNYTRKMTPGLNFSLPFPIETVDVEDVQGVRIERVPGSNQQVKLILTGDQNLVDLSFIVRWNISDLEDFKFRLVDPVETVNDVAEAAMRAAVAETELDETFSGQGRAAIEQEVRERMQRTLDGYQAGVRVLGVEIEKADPPSDVVEAFRDVQVAEQQADAARNKARGEAQQVLAQAQGEAEAFDKVYEQYRLAPEVTRQRLYYETMERVLSKTPKTVVETNNVTPYLPLPEIRARAKQGTQANTVTTQEGQ, encoded by the coding sequence ATGGCTGGCGGAAAGAACCCTTGGGGTAGCGGGGGCAGTTCATCGGGAGACGGTGGCGACAAGGACGAGCCCGAGGCAAGCAAGCCCAAGGGCCCCAAGAATCCGTGGCTGCCGCCTGGCAGCGGCGGTGACCGTCGCGGTCCCAATATCGAAGACATCTTCAAGAGCCGCGGCCCCGAAGGCCCGCGCCGCACCGGCGGACCCGGCGGGCCCGGTTTCCGGATGCCCCAGCGCCCCGGCGGCAAGAGCTGGTTCCCGGTCGCAGTGGCCGGGATCGTCGCGCTCGGCCTGCTTGCGACCAGCGTCCACCTGATTGGCCCCCAGCAGGAAGCCGTGGTCAAGACGCTGGGCAATTACACCCGCAAGATGACCCCGGGCCTCAATTTTTCACTGCCCTTCCCGATCGAAACGGTCGATGTCGAGGACGTGCAGGGCGTGCGGATCGAGCGCGTTCCCGGCTCCAACCAGCAGGTGAAGCTGATCCTGACGGGTGACCAGAACCTCGTCGATTTGAGCTTCATCGTGCGCTGGAACATCTCCGACCTGGAAGACTTCAAGTTCCGCCTCGTCGATCCGGTGGAAACGGTCAACGACGTGGCCGAGGCTGCCATGCGCGCCGCGGTCGCCGAAACCGAGCTGGACGAGACCTTCTCGGGCCAGGGCCGTGCGGCGATCGAACAGGAAGTACGCGAACGGATGCAGCGCACGCTCGACGGCTACCAGGCAGGCGTGCGCGTGCTCGGTGTCGAAATCGAAAAGGCCGACCCGCCGTCCGACGTGGTCGAGGCCTTCCGCGACGTGCAGGTCGCCGAACAGCAGGCCGATGCCGCGCGCAACAAGGCCCGCGGTGAAGCCCAGCAGGTGCTTGCACAGGCGCAGGGTGAGGCGGAAGCCTTCGACAAGGTCTACGAACAGTACCGCCTTGCCCCCGAAGTGACGCGCCAGCGCCTCTATTACGAAACCATGGAACGCGTGCTCTCCAAGACGCCCAAGACCGTGGTCGAAACCAACAATGTGACGCCCTACCTGCCGCTGCCGGAAATCCGTGCGCGGGCCAAGCAGGGGACGCAGGCGAACACCGTGACCACGCAGGAGGGCCAGTAA
- a CDS encoding Mrp/NBP35 family ATP-binding protein, translating to MATSEITDDLPPEFAGRVSAATLKEGRALIVFDAAGLGEAERAAIERDIIARLSARSDVNEVRVVMTAERKAPTLIAIGSGKGGVGKSTLTANLAIALARQGIRTGLVDADVYGPSQQVIFDAEDAKPDARDNRMIPVETKFGVRMLSMGQLVAPGRAIAWRGPMVGNALAQMIDAHWDAEDVILIDLPPGTGDVQLTMVQKYKPAGAILVSTPQDLALIDAARAGQFFDAASVPVIGLVENMAGYACPHCGELSDPFGKGGVEAAAQRLELPFLGRIPLDLAIRQGSDAGEPPAAGDSAQAEPFLSIAGKLAAWISARS from the coding sequence ATGGCGACGAGCGAAATTACCGACGATCTTCCACCCGAATTTGCCGGACGCGTCAGTGCAGCGACGCTGAAGGAAGGACGCGCGCTGATCGTGTTCGATGCGGCCGGCCTTGGCGAAGCCGAACGCGCCGCGATTGAGCGTGACATTATCGCGCGGCTTTCCGCTCGCAGCGATGTGAATGAGGTGCGCGTGGTGATGACGGCAGAGCGCAAGGCGCCCACGCTCATCGCGATCGGGTCGGGCAAGGGCGGCGTGGGCAAGTCGACGCTGACCGCCAATCTCGCCATCGCGCTGGCGCGGCAGGGCATTCGCACCGGCCTCGTCGATGCGGACGTATATGGCCCCTCGCAGCAGGTCATCTTCGATGCGGAGGATGCCAAGCCCGATGCCCGGGACAACCGGATGATCCCGGTGGAGACGAAATTCGGCGTGCGCATGCTCTCGATGGGCCAGCTGGTCGCGCCCGGCCGTGCCATCGCCTGGCGCGGGCCGATGGTCGGCAATGCGCTGGCGCAGATGATCGATGCGCACTGGGATGCGGAAGATGTGATCCTCATCGACCTGCCGCCGGGCACGGGCGACGTGCAGCTGACGATGGTGCAGAAATACAAGCCGGCAGGCGCGATCCTGGTCTCGACGCCGCAGGACCTGGCGCTGATCGACGCGGCGCGTGCCGGGCAGTTCTTCGATGCGGCATCCGTCCCCGTGATCGGACTGGTCGAGAACATGGCCGGTTATGCCTGCCCGCATTGCGGCGAGCTTTCCGATCCTTTCGGCAAGGGCGGTGTCGAAGCTGCAGCTCAGCGCCTCGAACTTCCTTTCCTCGGCCGCATCCCGCTCGACCTTGCAATCAGGCAGGGCAGCGATGCGGGCGAACCGCCGGCGGCGGGCGACAGCGCGCAGGCCGAACCCTTCCTCTCGATTGCCGGAAAGCTGGCGGCATGGATTTCCGCAAGAAGCTGA